The Phoenix dactylifera cultivar Barhee BC4 chromosome 17, palm_55x_up_171113_PBpolish2nd_filt_p, whole genome shotgun sequence genome contains a region encoding:
- the LOC103714871 gene encoding ruBisCO large subunit-binding protein subunit alpha, which translates to MATANAISSASMLRSPRQREGLWRRVNQGQRPRQLVVRAKAKEIAFDQTSRSSLQSGVEKLANAVGVTLGPRGRNVVLDEFGNPKVVNDGVTIARAIELADPMENAGAALIQEVASKTNDTAGDGTSTASVLAREIINLGLLSVTSGANPVNIKKGIDKTVQGLVEELERKARPVKGRGDIKAVASIAAGNDELVGDMIADAIDKVGPDGVLSIESSSSFETTVVVEEGMEIDRGYVSPQFVTNPEKLTVEFENAKVLVTDQKISTIKEIIPLLEKTTQLRAPLLIIAEDVTGEALATLVVNKLRGILNVAAIKAPGFGERRKAILQDIAILTGAELQAKDLGLLIENTSVEQLGTARKITISQNSTTIIADAATKDEIQARIAQLKKELAETDSVYDSEKLAERIAKLSGGVAVIKVGAATETELEDRKLRVEDAKNATFAAIEEGIVPGGGAALVHMSASVPAMKDKLEDPVERLGADIVQKALVAPAALIAHNAGVEGEVVVEKIKDSQWEVGYNAMTDKFENLVEAGVIDPAKVTRCALQNAASVAGMVLTTQAIVVEKPKPKAPAAAPPQGLTI; encoded by the exons ATGGCGACGGCGAATGCGATCTCCTCGGCATCCATGCTCCGCTCCCCTCGCcag CGGGAGGGCTTGTGGAGGAGGGTGAACCAGGGGCAGAGGCCGAGGCAGCTGGTGGTCCGCGCCAAGGCCAAGGAGATCGCTTTCGATCAGACCTCCAGGTCCTCTCTCCAGTCTGGAGTCGAGAAACTTGCTAATGCCGTCGGTGTCACCCTTGGCCCCCGAG GGAGGAATGTTGTGTTGGATGAATTTGGAAATCCTAAGGTGGTTAACGATGGGGTTACAATTGCTCGCGCTATTGAACTTGCTGATCCCATGGAGAATGCAGGTGCAGCCTTGATACAGGAG GTTGCAAGCAAGACAAATGACACGGCAGGTGATGGCACCAGTACTGCATCAGTTCTTGCTCGTGAAATCATAAACTTGGGTTTATTAAGTGTTACTTCTGGTGCAAATCCTGTTAATATCAAGAAGGGAATTGACAAGACTGTGCAGGGGCTAGTTGAGGAGCTTGAAAGGAAAGCTCGGCCTGTCAAAGGACGTGGTGATATTAAAG CTGTTGCTTCTATCGCTGCCGGTAATGATGAGCTTGTGGGCGACATGATTGCTGATGCAATTGATAAAGTGGGCCCTGATGGTGTTTTGTCTATTGAGTCTTCGTCATCGTTTGAGACAACTGTTGTGGTTGAGGAAGGAATGGAG ATTGACAGAGGTTATGTTTCCCCACAATTTGTCACGAACCCCGAGAAGTTGACTGTGGAATTTGAAAATGCCAAAGTTTTAGTGACCGATCAAAAGATTTCAACAATAAAAGAAATTATTCCTTTGTTGGAGAAGACAACACAATTGAGAGCTCCTCTGCTTATAATTGCCGAGGATGTGACTGGGGAAGCTTTGGCAACCCTTGTTGTGAACAAGCTTCGGGGTATTCTTAATGTTGCTGCGATCAAGGCACCTGGTTTTGGTGAAAGAAGGAAGGCAATTCTTCAAGATATTGCAATTCTGACAG GTGCTGAGTTGCAGGCCAAAGATCTTGGCCTGTTGATCGAGAACACATCTGTGGAGCAGCTTGGCACGGCAAGAAAGATCACTATCTCTCAGAACTCTACAACCATCATTGCAGATGCAGCAACAAAAGATGAGATCCAGGCCAGAATTGCCCAGTTAAAGAAAGAGCTTGCGGAGACAGACTCAGTTTATGATTCCGAGAAGCTGGCTGAAAGAATTGCAAAACTATCTGGTGGCGTGGCAGTTATAAAAGTTGGTGCTGCAACAGAGACGGAGCTTGAGGACCGCAAGCTCCGGGTTGAAGATGCCAAGAATGCTACATTTGCAGCTATAGAAGAGGGGATTGTACCTGGCGGTGGTGCTGCGCTTGTTCACATGTCTGCTAGTGTTCCTGCCATGAAGGATAAGTTGGAAGACCCAGTTGAGCGCCTGGGTGCTGACATTGTGCAGAAA GCACTAGTAGCACCTGCAGCTTTGATAGCTCATAACGCAGGAGTGGAGGGGGAGGTTGTGGTGGAGAAGATCAAGGACAGCCAGTGGGAGGTCGGTTACAATGCAATGACTGACAAGTTTGAGAATCTGGTAGAAGCTGGAGTCATTGACCCTGCAAAGGTGACCAGATGTGCGCTGCAGAATGCTGCCTCGGTGGCTGGAATGGTCCTAACAACACAGGCCATTGTGGTGGAGAAGCCAAAGCCAAAGGCTCCTGCTGCTGCACCACCCCAAGGCCTTACCATTTGA